Proteins co-encoded in one Bacteroidota bacterium genomic window:
- a CDS encoding response regulator transcription factor yields MNHEKIQIALVEDHTDFRESMSTLLDLSNRFNCLAFPTGVSFIEYISREKICPQVILMDINLPEKNGVECTQIIKKLHPESLILMCTVHEDDDKIFSALKAGASGYILKRAAIEEIFSAIDDLLAGGSPMSGIIARRVVESFGPKNRATENEYCLSARENEILDLLAKGSRLKEISDKLFISINTVRTHIRHIYEKLQVQSRVEALNKTRHNFN; encoded by the coding sequence ATGAATCACGAAAAAATTCAAATAGCACTTGTTGAAGATCACACCGACTTCAGAGAAAGTATGTCGACATTACTCGACTTAAGTAATCGTTTCAACTGCCTCGCGTTTCCAACTGGTGTATCGTTCATTGAATACATCTCACGCGAAAAAATTTGTCCTCAAGTTATTTTGATGGATATTAACTTGCCTGAAAAAAATGGTGTTGAGTGCACACAAATTATTAAAAAATTGCATCCCGAAAGTCTAATACTGATGTGCACAGTTCATGAAGACGATGATAAAATATTCAGCGCACTAAAAGCAGGGGCAAGTGGTTATATATTGAAACGAGCAGCAATTGAAGAAATTTTTTCTGCAATTGACGACCTGTTGGCAGGAGGCTCTCCAATGAGTGGAATCATTGCAAGAAGAGTGGTTGAATCGTTCGGCCCTAAAAATAGAGCTACAGAAAACGAATACTGCCTCTCAGCAAGAGAAAATGAAATACTCGATTTGCTCGCTAAAGGAAGTCGATTAAAAGAAATTTCAGATAAGCTATTTATTTCAATCAATACAGTACGCACACATATTCGACACATTTATGAAAAACTACAAGTACAGTCGCGTGTTGAAGCGCTAAATAAAACACGTCATAACTTCAACTAA
- a CDS encoding alpha-amylase: protein MKSRVFYQVFIRSFADSNGDGIGDLNGLISKLDYLKNLGITGIWLSPLHPSPSYHKYDVVDYYDIDKEYGTLSDFKRLISEAQLRNIRVLLDLVINHTSEFHPWFLEAQTSKDSPYRNYYVWRDSKKLKYKSNWHFPKLVPSKQIETEMYYGLFWSGMPDLNFDSKELRIKLLAIAKYWLIDMGVDGFRLDAAQHIYGEKKVKKNVAWWQYFRQELNKIKPTTYLVGEVMNTSKVVVNYLNDSLNACFNFDLAQKILAGINSEKGNQLVPYLLKIRAKYAQQNANFNDAIFLSNHDQNRTFSLLENRLERAKLAASVLLTLPGTPFIYYGEELGMKGLKPDEHLREPFLWSKGLNDKAQTTWISNLYNNEHELEPLFEQQKNGNSLYSVYKRLISLRNNTPCLNLGTIRKGPFSHQAICSFYRETEQDSLLVIHNFKAKQVTVKLSENDQKYKRIFYESDRIIFNDLSKISISGFGTVILSLEK from the coding sequence GTGAAAAGTCGTGTTTTTTACCAGGTTTTTATTCGTTCGTTTGCCGATAGCAATGGAGATGGTATTGGTGATTTGAATGGACTTATTTCTAAATTAGATTACCTTAAAAATTTGGGAATAACCGGTATTTGGCTTAGTCCGCTTCATCCTTCACCTTCGTATCACAAATACGATGTTGTTGATTATTATGACATTGACAAGGAGTACGGAACTCTTAGCGATTTTAAAAGACTTATATCAGAGGCGCAGCTCAGAAATATTAGAGTGTTGCTCGATTTAGTAATTAACCACACCAGTGAATTTCACCCTTGGTTTTTAGAGGCACAAACAAGTAAGGATTCCCCCTATAGAAACTATTATGTTTGGCGCGATTCAAAGAAACTTAAATATAAAAGCAATTGGCATTTTCCTAAACTTGTTCCTAGTAAACAAATCGAAACCGAAATGTATTACGGTCTTTTTTGGAGTGGTATGCCTGATCTAAATTTTGATTCAAAAGAACTTCGAATAAAACTTCTTGCTATTGCTAAGTATTGGCTAATTGATATGGGTGTTGATGGCTTTCGCCTCGATGCAGCTCAACACATATATGGAGAAAAGAAAGTGAAAAAAAATGTTGCATGGTGGCAGTATTTTAGACAGGAACTGAATAAAATAAAGCCCACTACTTATTTGGTTGGTGAAGTAATGAATACATCAAAAGTTGTTGTTAATTATTTGAATGATTCACTAAACGCTTGTTTTAATTTTGATTTGGCACAGAAAATATTAGCAGGTATTAATTCCGAAAAGGGTAATCAACTTGTGCCGTATTTACTGAAGATTAGAGCGAAGTATGCGCAACAAAATGCGAATTTTAACGATGCTATTTTTTTATCTAATCACGATCAAAATAGAACTTTTAGTTTGCTTGAAAATCGACTAGAAAGAGCAAAGCTTGCAGCCTCCGTTTTGCTCACCTTGCCGGGTACACCTTTTATTTATTACGGCGAAGAATTAGGTATGAAAGGTTTAAAACCAGATGAACATTTGCGAGAGCCATTTTTGTGGAGCAAAGGCTTAAATGACAAAGCACAAACAACTTGGATAAGTAACTTATACAACAATGAGCACGAATTGGAACCACTTTTTGAACAGCAGAAAAATGGTAATTCGCTTTATTCGGTTTATAAAAGATTGATTTCACTTCGAAACAATACACCTTGTTTAAATTTAGGTACCATTCGAAAGGGCCCATTTTCGCATCAAGCAATTTGTTCATTTTACAGAGAAACTGAGCAAGATTCATTGCTCGTAATTCACAATTTTAAAGCTAAGCAGGTAACGGTTAAGCTAAGCGAAAATGATCAAAAATATAAGCGTATTTTTTATGAATCGGATCGAATTATTTTCAACGATTTATCCAAAATTTCTATTTCGGGTTTTGGTACTGTGATACTATCTTTGGAGAAATAA
- a CDS encoding type IV secretory system conjugative DNA transfer family protein: MKIIEQLLILFIKLLESIFKGIFEFIQFAWTAIPKKKDSYNAEFVSARTLLSSREYGFCLTGRRNLSVKNSYQNSLIIGGTGTGKSSVVLFPSLYTMKGSFVIHDPSGELFSKSAGYLKQRGYEIKVLNFANPNNSSGYNPLVRAQSSSDIQKVASLLIENALGGKSKDPFWNSQATSLLAMLITILKKQAPEFQNLYNVRQLLNRLGGNPESVDALFSEHADEILFAEYKSFIAYDDKVVSGVIATCKAALQLFNDESIAKVTSTDNLDLIEFRNKPTALFIQNSVADQKYYSVLTSLFFEQFFAFLLSRFPTEKEKDIFLLIDEASSLYLPTLSLAVANVRKHRSGIMLLVQDFNQLVNHYGKNNADAIKSNCFAKMYFTGTSLETAKELEQTLGRYEYKDEKERTVVRPLMTNDEIRTMKDTQAILICGHHQPIMARLKPYYRQSKFKDYSNIEAPVIIGQLATESIPVLPLKQKVNEQKEQ, translated from the coding sequence ATGAAAATCATAGAACAACTCCTCATACTCTTCATAAAACTTCTAGAAAGTATTTTCAAAGGAATTTTCGAGTTTATACAATTTGCTTGGACAGCAATTCCAAAAAAGAAAGATAGCTACAATGCGGAATTTGTAAGTGCTAGAACTCTGTTATCAAGCAGAGAATATGGCTTCTGCCTCACAGGCAGAAGAAATTTATCAGTTAAGAATTCGTATCAAAATTCGCTCATCATTGGAGGTACTGGTACTGGAAAATCAAGCGTGGTGCTCTTTCCTTCACTATACACAATGAAGGGAAGTTTTGTCATTCACGATCCTTCAGGTGAACTTTTTTCAAAAAGTGCAGGATACTTAAAACAAAGAGGATATGAAATCAAAGTACTGAACTTTGCTAATCCGAATAATTCTTCTGGTTACAATCCACTTGTCAGAGCGCAAAGCTCATCGGATATTCAGAAGGTTGCCTCACTCCTCATTGAAAATGCACTTGGAGGAAAAAGCAAAGACCCCTTTTGGAATTCACAAGCAACATCCTTGCTCGCCATGCTTATCACTATCCTAAAAAAGCAAGCACCAGAATTTCAGAATCTTTACAATGTAAGGCAACTCTTAAACAGATTAGGAGGGAATCCGGAATCAGTTGACGCCTTGTTTTCAGAACACGCAGATGAAATTCTGTTTGCAGAATACAAATCCTTTATCGCTTATGATGACAAAGTTGTAAGTGGTGTCATTGCTACTTGCAAAGCTGCGCTTCAACTTTTCAATGATGAATCAATTGCTAAAGTAACTTCAACAGACAATCTTGACCTCATTGAATTCAGAAACAAACCAACAGCATTGTTCATACAAAATTCCGTAGCAGACCAAAAATATTATTCAGTCTTAACCTCACTTTTCTTCGAACAATTCTTTGCTTTCCTTCTATCTCGCTTTCCCACAGAAAAAGAGAAGGATATTTTCCTTCTGATTGATGAAGCATCTTCGCTTTACCTTCCAACATTATCACTGGCAGTTGCCAATGTCAGAAAGCATCGTTCAGGAATTATGCTCTTAGTACAAGATTTTAATCAATTAGTAAATCACTATGGAAAGAATAATGCAGATGCAATCAAATCCAACTGTTTTGCAAAAATGTATTTCACCGGAACTTCGTTAGAAACAGCGAAAGAGTTAGAACAAACCTTAGGAAGATATGAATACAAAGATGAAAAGGAAAGAACTGTAGTTCGTCCGCTGATGACCAATGATGAAATCAGAACCATGAAAGATACTCAAGCTATTTTGATTTGTGGACACCATCAACCGATAATGGCTAGACTAAAACCTTACTATCGACAATCAAAGTTTAAAGACTACAGCAACATTGAAGCACCAGTGATTATCGGACAACTAGCAACTGAAAGCATTCCTGTTTTACCCCTAAAGCAAAAAGTAAATGAGCAAAAGGAACAATAA
- the cyaB gene encoding class IV adenylate cyclase: MTEIEILVDLYTDIEIAKKKLADFHFQGSKRTIDRYFYDPLRLNLKLNDNNKLLECCRVRTKGGQNYITYKVDIYDNEIWKYSEEHETKFDDLDTMLKILNKLGLKPLIKIDNLKHIYSTDNYEIVLEEVDGLGYFLEVEYSSSVNNDSVEEIKAQIFQFILTLGLDIGEELNSGKPELLLLKNLDISHLSLN; encoded by the coding sequence ATGACAGAAATTGAAATTTTAGTTGACCTTTATACTGATATTGAAATTGCTAAAAAAAAACTAGCTGATTTCCATTTTCAAGGCTCAAAAAGAACTATTGACAGATATTTTTATGATCCTTTAAGATTAAATTTAAAATTAAATGATAATAATAAACTCTTAGAATGTTGTAGAGTAAGGACAAAAGGAGGTCAAAACTACATTACTTATAAAGTTGACATTTATGACAATGAAATTTGGAAATACTCAGAAGAGCATGAAACTAAATTTGATGATTTAGATACCATGTTGAAAATCCTTAATAAACTTGGGTTAAAGCCCCTTATTAAGATTGATAATTTAAAGCATATTTACAGTACGGATAATTATGAAATTGTACTTGAAGAAGTGGATGGTTTGGGATATTTTTTGGAAGTAGAATATTCTTCCAGTGTTAACAATGATTCCGTTGAAGAAATAAAAGCACAAATATTTCAATTTATCTTGACATTAGGGCTAGACATCGGAGAGGAATTAAACAGCGGAAAGCCAGAATTACTATTATTAAAAAACCTCGATATTAGTCATTTAAGTTTAAATTAA
- a CDS encoding dipeptide epimerase: MATIQLKAIPYELQLIHPFTIATFTRTTTPIVFIELHYEGIIGYGEASMPPYLGETQQSALHFFSKVDVAQFKFPLDFEAIHNYIDSLEPGNTAAKAALDIALYDLHGKLNKIPCHQIFGANPPLMPATSMTIGIDSIPIIKQKVLEAEEFKMLKIKLGHDNDKQIIESIREITDTPICVDVNQGWKDKSYALDMVHWLADKNVQFIEQPLPKNNLEETAWLTANSPLPIIADEAVQRFSDISLIKDAYSGINIKLMKCTGLFEATKMIQEARNKNLKVLIGCMNESSVANMAAAQLAPLADWVDLDGPFMIRNNPFETPGFKNGKIQLTQSPGIGVVKKLI, encoded by the coding sequence ATGGCAACTATTCAATTAAAAGCCATCCCTTATGAGTTGCAATTAATACATCCTTTTACGATTGCAACTTTTACACGAACCACTACTCCTATTGTATTTATTGAGTTGCATTACGAAGGAATAATCGGATATGGTGAAGCATCAATGCCTCCCTATCTAGGAGAAACGCAACAAAGTGCCCTGCATTTTTTTTCGAAGGTAGATGTTGCTCAATTTAAATTTCCCCTTGACTTCGAAGCCATTCATAACTACATCGATTCTTTAGAACCTGGTAATACCGCCGCAAAAGCAGCGCTTGATATTGCGTTATACGACTTACACGGTAAATTAAATAAAATTCCTTGCCATCAAATTTTTGGTGCCAATCCGCCGCTAATGCCTGCAACCTCCATGACTATTGGAATTGACAGTATTCCTATAATTAAACAAAAAGTACTGGAAGCGGAAGAATTTAAAATGCTCAAAATTAAATTAGGGCACGACAACGATAAGCAAATTATTGAAAGTATCCGTGAAATAACGGATACACCAATATGTGTAGATGTAAATCAAGGATGGAAAGATAAAAGCTATGCACTGGATATGGTTCATTGGTTAGCTGATAAAAATGTACAATTTATTGAACAACCGCTACCTAAAAATAACTTGGAAGAAACTGCATGGTTAACTGCGAATAGCCCACTTCCAATTATTGCTGACGAAGCAGTACAGCGTTTTTCAGATATTAGTTTGATTAAAGATGCTTACTCAGGTATAAATATTAAACTAATGAAATGCACCGGATTGTTTGAAGCAACCAAAATGATTCAAGAGGCCAGAAACAAAAATCTAAAAGTTTTAATTGGTTGCATGAACGAAAGTAGTGTTGCGAATATGGCTGCTGCACAGCTTGCCCCATTGGCCGATTGGGTTGATTTAGATGGTCCATTTATGATTCGCAACAATCCTTTTGAAACACCCGGTTTTAAAAATGGAAAAATTCAGTTGACACAATCTCCCGGAATTGGTGTTGTAAAAAAACTAATTTAA
- the pepT gene encoding peptidase T — MKINHTASQRFLKYVQIDTQSDPNSPTQPSTEKQKNLAKVLVEELLEMGIKDAHLDEYGYVYATLPSNSTKKVPVICYCSHMDTSPDCSGKDVHPIVHSNYQGQDIVLPKDTTQILKVSEHPDLVNQVGNDIITADGTTLLGADNKAGVAEIMDAIHHLITHPEIKHGTIRILFTPDEEIGRGVNKVDIKKLAADFGYTVDGESLGHLEDETFSADGVVLTLNGISTHPGFAKNKMENAIKIASAIVNALPRTSDSPETTEQKEGFIHPTSIEGLLEKVIIKFIIRSFSNEGLSELENKLKNIVENVMKQYPKSSYNFVVEQQYRNMKLVLDKFPHVTAFAMEAMKRSGLNPIQSSIRGGTDGSRLSFMGLPCPNIFAGEHAFHSKLEWVSVQDMNKAVETLVNLAMIWEENTN; from the coding sequence ATGAAAATAAATCATACAGCTAGTCAACGTTTTTTAAAATACGTACAAATTGATACGCAATCAGATCCTAATTCGCCAACTCAACCAAGCACTGAAAAGCAAAAAAATCTCGCTAAAGTTTTGGTAGAAGAGCTACTTGAAATGGGAATTAAAGATGCACACCTCGACGAATATGGCTATGTGTATGCCACATTACCTTCCAACAGCACAAAAAAAGTACCGGTAATTTGTTATTGTTCTCACATGGATACATCTCCCGATTGTAGCGGTAAAGATGTACATCCCATTGTCCATTCAAACTATCAAGGGCAAGATATTGTATTACCCAAAGACACAACACAAATTTTAAAAGTTAGCGAACATCCTGATTTAGTAAATCAAGTTGGAAACGATATTATTACAGCAGACGGTACTACTTTACTTGGCGCGGATAATAAAGCCGGTGTTGCCGAAATTATGGACGCTATTCATCATCTTATCACTCATCCTGAAATTAAACACGGAACAATTCGGATTTTATTTACTCCGGATGAAGAAATTGGAAGAGGTGTGAATAAAGTGGATATAAAAAAATTAGCAGCCGATTTCGGATACACCGTTGATGGTGAAAGTTTAGGGCATTTGGAAGATGAAACATTTTCGGCCGATGGTGTTGTTTTAACACTTAATGGAATTAGTACACATCCGGGTTTTGCCAAAAATAAAATGGAAAATGCTATTAAAATAGCATCAGCAATTGTTAATGCTTTGCCTAGAACTAGCGATTCGCCAGAAACAACTGAACAAAAAGAAGGATTTATACATCCCACTTCAATTGAAGGATTATTAGAAAAGGTAATCATCAAATTTATTATACGTTCTTTTTCAAATGAAGGACTTTCCGAACTTGAAAACAAGCTTAAAAATATTGTTGAAAATGTGATGAAGCAATATCCCAAATCATCTTACAATTTTGTGGTTGAACAACAATACAGAAATATGAAACTTGTACTGGATAAATTTCCTCATGTTACAGCTTTTGCAATGGAAGCTATGAAACGTAGTGGATTAAATCCGATTCAATCGAGTATACGAGGAGGAACGGATGGTAGTAGGCTTTCATTTATGGGATTACCCTGCCCTAACATTTTTGCCGGCGAACATGCTTTTCACTCAAAGTTAGAATGGGTTAGTGTTCAAGACATGAACAAAGCGGTTGAAACCCTTGTGAATCTTGCAATGATTTGGGAAGAAAACACCAATTAA
- a CDS encoding tetratricopeptide repeat protein has product MGHKKIKIFFLVSFLLIGNCLFASQPVANPKPKLNYLDSLKVMAFINLGFKNASDFPIKGDACANLAYYYAHAANWKKGEAEALILKAKVFDFWGKYQEAIPIDLLALKLSCELKDSILMARAFRQIGGMYSIFSKPTLAIKYLSTSVLISKKLNYLKGLASALTDLGTEYILIAKYKLATKLISQGLKIKLKIHDSINFSNSYIHLSNAYISQGEYDIAFDYILKSIQISTILKKDNDISFGYYSLGSLYSKTKEFTKALFYFQKALSYKKQNKNKEDISNIHYKLGSLYSMMNQNDSALTHLRIADYFLKDYKSDKLNSIINTEFGKLFLEISNYDSANFYLQKCTAYDSTENIVQYLIEDYLLLSKNFYLQNNLSRTKSYLLKVSKLIDSTTTLTNQLNYAEMQSLLYQKLNNYQLAFGAYKRYILIRDSIYNQDMKTSIALKEAKFDFDKKALADSLKNQEQQRAKDLQINLQQSELQSQKIKQYSLSAGLLLLAGIGWLLYSRYNAVNKQRLAEQQLLDYEKSRALEIERSRIASEIHDDVGADLSNLLLKIRMKESLTQSAKTSDLESLKKTTHNIIHKIDEIIWSLNSKRDTLKELINFTSNYFETLLLEHNLKGKIQLPEHLPDIVLNTELRRNIFLTLKEIGNNALKYSKAQSINLNFTVYQNQLHITISDDGIGFDTSKTYNGNGIKNIKKRLDECKGSILINSDEKNGTTYKLIFPLVQNHPITVV; this is encoded by the coding sequence ATGGGTCACAAAAAGATAAAAATATTCTTCTTAGTATCATTTCTACTTATTGGCAATTGTTTATTTGCTTCTCAACCTGTTGCTAATCCTAAACCTAAACTAAACTACCTTGATTCATTAAAGGTGATGGCGTTTATTAATTTAGGATTTAAAAATGCATCTGATTTTCCAATTAAAGGTGATGCTTGCGCAAATTTAGCTTACTATTATGCACATGCTGCAAATTGGAAAAAAGGAGAAGCAGAAGCATTAATATTAAAGGCAAAAGTTTTTGACTTTTGGGGCAAATACCAAGAAGCCATTCCAATTGATTTATTGGCCTTAAAATTAAGTTGTGAATTGAAAGATAGTATACTAATGGCTCGTGCTTTTAGGCAAATTGGAGGCATGTATTCGATATTTTCAAAACCAACTCTAGCAATCAAATATCTAAGTACTAGCGTTTTAATTTCTAAAAAATTAAACTACTTAAAAGGATTGGCTTCAGCTCTTACCGACCTTGGTACAGAGTATATACTAATAGCTAAATATAAGTTAGCTACTAAACTGATTTCTCAAGGTCTTAAAATCAAACTAAAGATCCATGATTCAATTAATTTTTCAAATTCATATATACATTTAAGCAATGCATATATTTCGCAAGGTGAATACGATATCGCATTTGATTATATCTTAAAAAGTATTCAAATATCAACCATATTAAAAAAAGATAATGATATTTCCTTCGGGTATTACAGCTTGGGCTCCCTATATAGCAAAACAAAAGAATTTACAAAAGCCTTGTTTTATTTTCAAAAAGCCCTTAGCTATAAAAAGCAAAATAAAAATAAAGAAGATATATCTAACATACATTACAAATTAGGAAGCCTTTATTCAATGATGAATCAAAACGATTCAGCACTTACTCATTTGCGTATTGCAGACTATTTCCTTAAAGATTATAAAAGCGATAAATTGAACAGCATAATTAACACAGAATTTGGCAAATTGTTCCTTGAAATATCAAACTACGATTCTGCCAATTTCTATTTGCAAAAATGTACCGCTTACGATTCCACGGAAAATATTGTTCAGTATTTAATCGAAGACTACCTCCTACTTTCCAAGAATTTCTATTTACAAAACAACTTATCGCGCACAAAAAGTTACCTCTTAAAAGTAAGTAAATTGATTGATAGCACTACCACCTTAACTAATCAATTAAATTATGCTGAGATGCAAAGTCTTCTTTACCAAAAATTAAACAACTATCAATTAGCCTTTGGTGCCTACAAAAGATACATCCTAATACGCGACTCCATTTATAATCAAGATATGAAAACTTCTATAGCCCTAAAAGAAGCTAAGTTTGATTTTGATAAAAAAGCATTGGCCGACAGTCTCAAAAACCAGGAACAACAAAGAGCAAAAGACCTACAAATAAATTTGCAACAATCGGAATTACAATCTCAGAAAATAAAACAGTATTCACTCTCGGCCGGGTTATTGCTGCTTGCCGGAATTGGCTGGCTGCTTTACAGTAGATACAATGCAGTTAATAAGCAACGTTTGGCAGAACAACAATTACTTGATTACGAAAAATCAAGGGCTCTTGAAATCGAGCGCAGCCGCATTGCCAGCGAAATTCACGACGATGTTGGTGCAGACCTAAGTAATCTGCTTCTTAAAATTAGAATGAAGGAAAGTCTCACTCAATCAGCAAAAACCTCTGATCTGGAAAGTCTCAAAAAAACAACTCACAACATCATTCATAAAATTGATGAAATTATTTGGTCACTAAACTCTAAACGAGATACCCTTAAAGAATTAATTAATTTTACTTCCAATTACTTTGAAACATTACTGCTCGAGCATAATTTAAAAGGTAAGATTCAGCTTCCCGAACACTTGCCCGATATCGTTTTAAACACCGAATTGCGCCGAAATATTTTTTTAACTCTTAAAGAAATAGGAAACAATGCACTCAAATATTCCAAAGCTCAATCTATAAATCTTAATTTTACAGTATATCAAAACCAACTACACATCACAATTAGCGACGACGGAATAGGATTCGATACCAGTAAAACCTACAATGGAAACGGTATAAAAAACATCAAAAAACGGCTTGATGAGTGCAAAGGATCCATTCTTATAAACTCGGATGAAAAAAATGGCACAACATACAAGTTAATTTTTCCACTAGTACAAAATCATCCTATTACTGTAGTTTAA
- a CDS encoding DUF1738 domain-containing protein, translating into MTNTHQNQTTTTKDIYQIVTNHIIEKLEKKIVPWQQPWTDAGLPKNLVSKKPYKGINVWLLNSLNYSQNYFLTFNQIKELGGSVKKGEKSQLVVFWKWLEKEDEKAKEVKKTPLLKYYTVFNIDQCTGIPKEKLPVKEERKNNPIEACEKIINEMPKKPIIKHDEQRAFYHKGEDYVNMPKLDSFVSIERYYGTLFHELVHATGHVERLNRKELLEQKGPQTRDYAIEELTAEMGASYLKSYTGIPHQNFEDNIAYIQHWLEKLKKDKKFIVHASGQAQKAVDYILNERGVEKEVENPENTPEKNEEIPEKKKEELSKTRTKKEKNHARVER; encoded by the coding sequence ATGACTAATACTCACCAAAATCAAACTACTACAACTAAAGATATATATCAAATTGTAACTAATCACATCATAGAAAAACTAGAAAAGAAAATTGTTCCTTGGCAACAACCATGGACAGATGCAGGATTACCAAAAAATTTAGTTTCTAAAAAGCCATACAAGGGAATCAATGTTTGGCTCTTAAACTCACTAAATTATTCGCAAAACTATTTTCTGACCTTCAATCAAATTAAGGAATTGGGAGGCTCAGTAAAGAAAGGAGAAAAATCACAACTAGTGGTTTTTTGGAAGTGGCTTGAAAAGGAAGATGAGAAAGCAAAAGAGGTTAAGAAGACACCACTACTTAAGTACTACACAGTTTTTAATATTGATCAATGTACTGGAATTCCGAAAGAAAAATTGCCAGTTAAGGAAGAAAGAAAAAATAATCCAATTGAAGCGTGTGAAAAAATTATCAATGAAATGCCGAAGAAACCAATCATTAAGCACGATGAACAAAGAGCGTTCTACCACAAAGGAGAAGACTATGTGAATATGCCAAAGCTTGATTCATTTGTTAGTATTGAAAGATATTACGGAACTCTATTCCATGAATTGGTTCACGCAACCGGACACGTTGAGAGACTTAATAGAAAAGAATTGCTTGAACAAAAAGGCCCTCAAACAAGGGATTATGCGATTGAAGAACTTACAGCCGAAATGGGTGCTTCGTATCTAAAATCTTATACAGGAATTCCACATCAAAACTTTGAAGATAATATTGCTTATATTCAACATTGGCTCGAAAAATTAAAGAAGGACAAGAAATTTATTGTTCATGCAAGCGGGCAAGCACAAAAGGCGGTGGATTATATTTTAAATGAGAGGGGAGTTGAGAAGGAAGTAGAAAATCCGGAAAATACTCCTGAGAAAAATGAAGAAATTCCTGAAAAGAAAAAAGAGGAATTAAGTAAAACACGAACTAAAAAGGAGAAAAATCATGCAAGGGTAGAAAGGTAA
- a CDS encoding relaxase/mobilization nuclease domain-containing protein, whose amino-acid sequence MIVKVKSFKRPSFKKLLEYMLHDNARLFDESDKSFVLTRNLKGDDIEKWVNQFKENETHRLRKRKDSVVLTHEILSWHRDDAKNISLDKMQEMAREYIQKRNPKGMYVAVPHFDKEHYHIHICASGVEYRAGKAMRMSKSDFGKLKKEIQNYQIEHFPELSKSVVAHGKREKGTSDREYNYKLRTGRDTQKEQVIGMLKTCYKKANSRNTFYQLLNECGLKTYDRGGKTTGIIFGRNKFRFNRIGFTEDRIEMLNIMHNKQRELRELRGSSKDRVRNIIR is encoded by the coding sequence ATGATTGTCAAAGTAAAATCCTTTAAGCGGCCAAGCTTTAAGAAATTACTGGAGTATATGCTCCATGACAATGCACGACTATTTGATGAAAGTGACAAAAGCTTTGTTCTAACACGCAATTTAAAAGGAGATGATATTGAAAAATGGGTAAATCAGTTTAAAGAAAATGAAACCCATCGCTTGCGAAAAAGAAAGGATTCAGTAGTTCTCACCCATGAGATACTCTCTTGGCACAGAGATGATGCTAAGAACATTTCCTTAGATAAGATGCAGGAAATGGCAAGGGAATACATTCAGAAAAGAAATCCCAAAGGAATGTATGTTGCAGTTCCTCACTTTGACAAAGAGCATTATCACATTCATATCTGCGCTTCAGGAGTTGAATATCGAGCAGGAAAGGCAATGAGAATGTCCAAATCAGATTTTGGAAAACTCAAGAAAGAAATTCAGAATTACCAGATTGAACATTTTCCGGAATTGTCAAAATCAGTAGTTGCTCATGGGAAAAGAGAGAAAGGAACAAGTGACAGGGAATATAACTACAAGTTAAGAACTGGAAGGGACACACAAAAGGAGCAAGTAATTGGAATGCTCAAAACTTGCTATAAGAAAGCAAATTCTAGAAATACCTTTTATCAATTACTAAATGAATGCGGTCTGAAAACCTACGACAGAGGCGGAAAAACAACAGGAATTATTTTCGGAAGAAACAAATTCCGGTTCAACCGAATTGGCTTTACAGAAGATAGAATTGAAATGCTAAACATCATGCATAACAAGCAAAGGGAATTAAGGGAATTAAGAGGCAGCTCTAAAGACAGAGTGCGAAACATTATTCGTTAA